The Halanaerobium praevalens DSM 2228 genome contains a region encoding:
- a CDS encoding adenylosuccinate synthase, with the protein MSNKIVVGAQWGDEGKGKITDMLAQTADLVVRYGGGNNAGHTVIVDDEKFELHLIPSGILYEDKKSVLGGGVVIDPQAMVEEMEGLEKRGISLANLYISETAHVIMPYHRMIDALEEKRKGDNKIGTTGKGIGPCYTDKTARRGIRIADLLDEGRLRAKLEIALDYHNLLLDQVYNAPKLKVDEIIKEYQPYIEKLRPYVTNTSLLLNQANKKNQKIFFEGAQGTLLDIDYGTYPFVTSSNPTAGGVCTGTGIGPTTIDDVIGVTKAYLTRVGAGPFPTELDNEWGEYLRDKGHEFGVTTGRPRRCGWLDIPILKHAVRVNGLTEIALTKIDVLTGMDEIKVCTAYQHGEEIVEEFPPYLESEIPYEPVYEKWAGWEEDITGIREYDDLPENAKKYIARIEELIGVPAKIISVGPGRKQAFIR; encoded by the coding sequence ATGTCTAATAAGATAGTTGTTGGTGCACAATGGGGAGATGAAGGTAAGGGTAAAATTACTGATATGCTGGCCCAAACTGCAGATTTAGTAGTTCGTTATGGGGGCGGAAATAACGCTGGCCATACAGTTATAGTAGATGATGAAAAGTTTGAATTACATCTAATTCCTTCTGGAATTTTATATGAAGATAAAAAATCTGTACTTGGGGGCGGAGTAGTAATTGACCCCCAAGCTATGGTAGAAGAAATGGAAGGTTTAGAAAAAAGAGGTATTTCATTAGCTAATCTTTATATTTCAGAGACAGCGCATGTAATTATGCCTTATCACAGAATGATTGATGCTTTAGAAGAAAAGCGTAAAGGTGATAATAAAATTGGGACCACAGGTAAAGGTATTGGTCCTTGCTATACTGATAAAACAGCCCGCCGCGGTATTAGAATTGCCGACCTTTTAGATGAAGGCAGATTAAGAGCTAAATTAGAAATAGCACTTGATTACCATAATCTATTATTAGATCAGGTTTATAATGCCCCAAAACTAAAAGTAGATGAAATCATTAAAGAATACCAACCATATATCGAAAAATTAAGACCATATGTAACAAATACTTCTTTATTACTTAATCAAGCAAATAAAAAGAATCAAAAAATATTTTTTGAAGGAGCTCAGGGAACCTTACTTGATATTGATTATGGAACTTATCCTTTTGTTACCTCTTCTAATCCAACTGCTGGTGGAGTTTGTACTGGAACTGGAATTGGACCAACAACTATAGATGATGTAATTGGAGTAACTAAAGCCTATTTAACTAGAGTAGGAGCTGGCCCTTTCCCAACCGAATTAGATAATGAGTGGGGAGAATATCTAAGAGATAAGGGACATGAGTTTGGAGTAACAACTGGTCGACCTCGCAGATGCGGCTGGTTAGATATTCCGATTTTAAAACATGCAGTTCGAGTTAATGGTTTAACCGAAATAGCTTTAACCAAAATTGATGTTTTAACAGGTATGGATGAGATTAAAGTTTGTACAGCTTATCAGCATGGAGAAGAAATTGTAGAAGAATTCCCACCTTATTTAGAAAGTGAAATTCCATATGAACCAGTTTACGAAAAATGGGCTGGCTGGGAAGAAGATATAACTGGAATTAGGGAATATGATGATTTACCAGAAAATGCTAAAAAATATATTGCCAGAATAGAAGAATTAATTGGAGTTCCAGCTAAAATAATTAGTGTTGGACCTGGCAGAAAACAGGCATTTATTAGATAA